A single genomic interval of Amycolatopsis albispora harbors:
- a CDS encoding ArsA family ATPase, which yields MAEVLDMDALIDDENTRVIVCCGSGGVGKTTTAAALALRAAERGRQTVVLTIDPARRLAQALGLRELGNHPRQVSVEGFEPKGELWAMMLDMRRTFDDMVRVHAGPERAEQLLANPFYQTISTSFSGTQEYMAMEKLGQLAATGDWDLIIVDTPPSRSALDFLDAPTRLSTALDGRMIRLLTGPAKAGSWGLRKVVGAGFSMFAKAVSTIIGGQLLTDASAFMQAFDTMFGGFRERARKTAELLRSQGTAFVVVAAPEPDALREASYFVERLSEEAMPLAGLVANRTHPVLAELSAPKALAAADSLERAAKPAPLAVAVLRLHADRVALAERERRLLARFTKAHPGVPVVGVPALPSDVHDLDGLRDIGDRLAGG from the coding sequence ATGGCCGAAGTGCTCGACATGGACGCCTTGATCGACGACGAGAACACCCGCGTGATCGTCTGCTGCGGTTCCGGCGGCGTCGGCAAGACCACCACCGCGGCCGCGCTGGCCCTGCGCGCGGCCGAACGCGGCAGGCAGACCGTGGTGCTCACCATCGACCCGGCCCGCCGCCTGGCCCAGGCGCTGGGCCTGCGGGAACTCGGCAACCACCCGCGGCAGGTCAGCGTCGAGGGCTTCGAGCCGAAGGGCGAGCTGTGGGCGATGATGCTCGACATGCGCCGCACCTTCGACGACATGGTGCGCGTGCACGCCGGGCCGGAACGCGCCGAGCAGCTGCTGGCGAACCCCTTCTACCAGACCATCTCCACCTCGTTCTCCGGCACGCAGGAGTACATGGCGATGGAGAAGCTGGGCCAGCTCGCCGCCACCGGCGACTGGGACCTGATCATCGTCGACACCCCGCCCAGCCGGTCGGCGCTGGACTTCCTGGACGCGCCGACCCGGCTGTCCACCGCGCTCGACGGCCGGATGATCCGGCTGCTCACCGGTCCGGCGAAGGCGGGCAGCTGGGGCCTGCGCAAGGTGGTCGGCGCCGGGTTCAGCATGTTCGCCAAGGCCGTCTCCACGATCATCGGCGGACAGCTGCTGACCGACGCGTCGGCGTTCATGCAGGCCTTCGACACCATGTTCGGCGGCTTCCGCGAGCGCGCGCGCAAGACCGCCGAACTGCTGCGCTCGCAGGGCACCGCGTTCGTGGTGGTGGCCGCGCCGGAGCCGGACGCCCTGCGCGAGGCCAGTTACTTCGTGGAACGGTTGTCGGAGGAAGCCATGCCGCTGGCCGGGCTGGTGGCGAACCGCACCCACCCGGTGCTCGCCGAGCTGTCCGCGCCCAAGGCGCTGGCCGCGGCGGACTCGCTGGAGCGGGCGGCCAAGCCGGCGCCGCTGGCGGTGGCCGTGCTCCGGCTGCACGCCGACCGGGTCGCGCTCGCCGAGCGCGAACGGCGGCTGCTGGCCAGGTTCACCAAGGCCCATCCCGGGGTCCCCGTGGTGGGGGTGCCCGCGCTGCCGAGTGACGTGCACGATCTCGACGGACTGCGTGACATCGGGGACCGGCTGGCCGGCGGGTGA
- a CDS encoding WhiB family transcriptional regulator, producing MENNQSDWRVHASCRDSDPDELFVRGAEQNRAKLVCMGCQVRTECLAEALDSRISFGVWGGMTERERRALLRRRPDVVSWQELLMTAKREFAGVDEEEATVRAG from the coding sequence ATGGAAAACAACCAGTCTGATTGGCGAGTCCACGCGTCCTGCCGGGACAGCGATCCGGACGAGCTGTTTGTCCGGGGTGCCGAGCAGAACCGCGCGAAGCTCGTCTGCATGGGCTGCCAGGTGCGCACGGAATGCCTGGCCGAGGCGCTGGACAGCCGGATCAGCTTCGGGGTCTGGGGCGGGATGACCGAACGGGAACGCCGCGCGCTGCTGCGCCGCCGCCCGGACGTGGTGTCCTGGCAGGAACTGCTGATGACGGCCAAGCGCGAGTTCGCCGGCGTCGACGAAGAGGAAGCCACCGTCCGCGCGGGCTAG
- a CDS encoding transglycosylase domain-containing protein, with translation MRKADGLFKLLGLCLLAGVLVAGVLFPVAGAAGVVSNQASETVDSMSSDLATDPPPLVTTVTDRDGKPIATLYSQYRIPTAANEISDAMKYALISVEDRRFFEHRGVDWKGTMRAAISNASDGDTQGASTLTQQYVKNYLINVVYRDNKVGQEKAQEASIARKLKEARIAIQLETKMSKDQILAGYLNVVEFSRQIYGIGAAAKAYFNKTPKELDAKESALLAGLVNNPIMFDPWKNPERATERRNLVLDRMVDNFKLAREDAERLKAEPLGVVEGAPSKPAANCTGAGPENGFFCQYVEDYLLKSGMSKDDLYTGGYTIRTTMDQKANHEAKVSAETQVKKNQKNVANTLSLVKPGKDRHEVVALAANRDYGPDASRGQTQFALPSGIYNTGGAGSSYKIFTAAAALEKGVAGIHSTIQTPSSYTSKVFTGGGPQCPTVARGTRAYCLTNASEGFGGSMSLQNALATSPNTGFVILEEQTGMGPVVDMASRLGLRETMASNLGGGPVKPESQESGENVSQATFFGPSDRSPGQGSFTLGPSPTSGLELANVAATIMSGGVWCPPTPIAQVLDRDGKPVPVKEQGCEQVIEEPLANSLAVGMSKDDIPPGTSAGAAQGVGWSRPMIGKTGTTQGNGSATFVGATPQLAGAAMVFRPEGGRGGICDGGVGNVYTCGTGNMFGGKTPARTWFGAMSKILEGQEALPLPPSDPRFERAGRR, from the coding sequence GTGCGGAAAGCGGACGGACTGTTCAAGCTGCTCGGCCTCTGCCTGCTCGCGGGGGTGCTGGTCGCCGGGGTGCTGTTCCCGGTCGCCGGTGCCGCCGGGGTGGTCTCCAACCAGGCGAGCGAGACCGTCGACAGCATGTCGTCGGACCTCGCCACCGACCCTCCGCCGCTGGTCACGACGGTGACCGACCGGGACGGCAAGCCCATCGCGACGCTGTACTCCCAGTACCGGATCCCGACCGCGGCGAACGAGATCTCCGACGCGATGAAGTACGCGCTGATCTCGGTGGAGGACCGCCGGTTCTTCGAGCACCGCGGGGTGGACTGGAAGGGCACCATGCGCGCGGCGATCTCCAACGCCAGCGACGGGGACACCCAGGGCGCGTCCACGCTGACCCAGCAGTACGTCAAGAACTACCTGATCAACGTGGTCTACCGGGACAACAAGGTCGGGCAGGAAAAAGCACAGGAAGCTTCCATTGCCCGGAAGCTCAAGGAAGCGCGGATCGCGATCCAGCTCGAAACGAAGATGAGCAAGGACCAGATCCTGGCCGGCTACCTGAACGTGGTCGAGTTCTCCCGGCAGATCTACGGCATCGGCGCGGCCGCGAAGGCGTACTTCAACAAGACGCCGAAGGAGCTCGACGCCAAGGAATCGGCGTTGCTGGCCGGCCTGGTGAACAACCCGATCATGTTCGACCCGTGGAAGAACCCGGAGCGCGCCACCGAGCGCCGCAACCTGGTGCTCGACCGCATGGTGGACAACTTCAAGCTGGCGCGCGAGGACGCCGAGCGGCTCAAGGCCGAGCCGCTGGGCGTGGTCGAGGGCGCACCGTCCAAACCGGCCGCGAACTGCACCGGCGCCGGTCCGGAGAACGGTTTCTTCTGCCAGTACGTGGAGGACTACCTGCTCAAGAGCGGGATGTCCAAGGACGACCTGTACACCGGCGGGTACACCATTCGCACCACCATGGACCAGAAGGCCAATCACGAGGCCAAGGTGTCCGCGGAAACGCAGGTGAAGAAGAACCAGAAGAACGTGGCGAACACGCTTTCACTGGTGAAACCCGGCAAGGACCGGCACGAGGTGGTGGCGCTCGCGGCGAACCGGGACTACGGGCCGGACGCCAGTCGCGGGCAAACGCAGTTCGCCCTGCCGTCGGGCATCTACAACACCGGTGGCGCCGGCTCGAGCTACAAGATCTTCACCGCCGCGGCCGCACTGGAAAAGGGCGTCGCCGGTATTCACAGCACGATCCAGACGCCGAGTTCGTACACCTCGAAGGTGTTCACCGGTGGTGGTCCGCAGTGCCCGACGGTGGCACGCGGTACCCGTGCCTACTGCCTCACGAACGCCAGTGAGGGATTCGGCGGTTCGATGAGCCTGCAGAACGCGCTGGCGACCTCACCGAACACCGGTTTTGTCATTCTCGAGGAACAAACCGGAATGGGCCCGGTGGTGGACATGGCGAGCCGCCTCGGCCTGCGCGAGACGATGGCCAGCAACCTCGGCGGCGGCCCGGTGAAGCCGGAGTCGCAGGAGTCCGGCGAGAACGTCAGCCAGGCCACCTTCTTCGGCCCGAGCGACCGCTCGCCCGGCCAGGGTTCGTTCACCCTCGGCCCGAGCCCGACCTCCGGCCTGGAGCTGGCGAACGTCGCCGCCACCATCATGAGCGGCGGCGTGTGGTGCCCGCCGACGCCGATCGCGCAGGTGCTCGACCGCGACGGCAAGCCGGTGCCGGTCAAGGAGCAGGGCTGCGAGCAGGTGATCGAGGAGCCGCTGGCGAACTCGCTCGCGGTCGGCATGAGCAAGGACGACATCCCGCCGGGCACCTCGGCCGGCGCGGCGCAGGGCGTCGGCTGGAGCCGGCCGATGATCGGCAAGACCGGGACCACCCAGGGCAACGGCTCGGCGACCTTCGTCGGCGCCACCCCGCAACTGGCCGGCGCGGCGATGGTGTTCCGGCCGGAAGGCGGCCGCGGCGGGATCTGCGACGGCGGCGTCGGCAACGTCTACACCTGCGGCACCGGGAACATGTTCGGTGGCAAGACCCCGGCCCGCACCTGGTTCGGCGCGATGTCGAAGATTCTCGAGGGCCAGGAGGCGCTGCCGCTGCCCCCGTCCGACCCGCGGTTCGAACGGGCGGGCCGCCGATAG
- a CDS encoding metallophosphoesterase, which yields MGTVAVGAAGLGYAAGIERRHWTLRTEEIPVLAPGSRPIKVLHISDLHMLPGQRSKQQWVAALSELKPDLVVNTGDNLAHRQAVPSVLRALNPLLEVPGVFVFGSNDYYGPKPKNPARYLMPKGRKKLIHGLHLPWRDLRAALIEHGWLDLTHVRRTVDVAGQQVFAAGVDDPHLHRDRYADIAGQADREAALRIGVTHSPEPRVLDPFAADGYDLVFAGHTHGGQLRIPGYGALVTNCALDRSRARGLSRWGANMWLHVSAGLGTSPYAPVRFACPPEASLLTLVARDEQPPRHQKATRRKARTDVR from the coding sequence CTGGGCACGGTCGCCGTCGGCGCGGCCGGCCTCGGTTACGCCGCCGGGATCGAGCGCAGGCACTGGACCCTGCGCACCGAGGAAATCCCCGTGCTGGCACCGGGTTCGCGCCCGATCAAGGTGCTGCACATCTCCGATCTCCACATGCTGCCGGGGCAGCGCTCCAAGCAGCAGTGGGTGGCCGCGCTGAGCGAGCTGAAGCCGGACCTCGTGGTCAACACCGGCGACAACCTCGCGCACCGGCAGGCCGTGCCGTCGGTGCTGCGCGCGCTCAACCCGCTGCTCGAGGTGCCCGGCGTGTTCGTCTTCGGCAGCAACGACTACTACGGCCCCAAGCCGAAGAACCCGGCGCGCTACCTGATGCCGAAGGGCCGCAAGAAGCTGATCCACGGGCTGCACCTGCCGTGGCGGGACCTGCGGGCCGCGCTGATCGAACACGGCTGGCTCGACCTGACCCACGTCCGGCGCACCGTCGACGTCGCCGGGCAGCAGGTGTTCGCCGCCGGGGTGGACGACCCGCACCTGCACCGCGACCGGTACGCCGACATCGCCGGTCAAGCCGACCGCGAAGCCGCGCTGCGCATCGGCGTCACCCACTCGCCGGAGCCGCGCGTGCTCGACCCGTTCGCCGCCGACGGGTACGACCTCGTCTTCGCCGGGCACACCCACGGCGGGCAGCTGCGCATCCCCGGCTACGGCGCGCTGGTGACCAACTGCGCGCTCGACCGCAGCCGCGCCCGCGGCCTGTCCCGCTGGGGCGCCAACATGTGGCTGCACGTTTCCGCCGGTCTCGGCACCTCGCCGTACGCGCCCGTGCGGTTCGCCTGCCCGCCCGAAGCCAGCCTGCTGACCCTGGTCGCCCGCGACGAACAGCCCCCAAGGCACCAGAAGGCGACCCGCCGCAAAGCCCGCACGGACGTCCGCTAG
- a CDS encoding class I SAM-dependent methyltransferase has protein sequence MQEAFAPGRPPFELSEVSARVGAERTAFALRWIRPGMRVLDLGCGTGVTTHGLASAADELRVVGVDHVPGPVGESAGYAVGSSIVDFVAGSEYALPLPEGGIDLAFAHGLFETVSRPDAVLAELWRVLRPGGVLALSTPDWSRAKLRPKTANVVAALRGYYLLRRRDGGDPFAGRGIAAAVASAGFGNVREHVRHRADLTYRELSREVENGLIAGLESAGADHPQLASAARSAWVWSRGGDGQFSQCWVDVVANR, from the coding sequence GTGCAGGAGGCATTCGCGCCGGGACGTCCCCCGTTCGAGCTCTCGGAGGTGTCCGCGCGCGTCGGCGCCGAGCGGACGGCCTTCGCCCTGCGCTGGATCCGGCCGGGCATGCGCGTGCTCGACCTCGGCTGCGGAACCGGGGTGACCACGCACGGGCTGGCTTCGGCGGCCGACGAGCTGCGGGTGGTCGGGGTGGACCACGTGCCAGGCCCGGTCGGCGAGAGCGCGGGCTACGCGGTCGGTTCGTCCATTGTGGACTTCGTAGCCGGTTCCGAATACGCGCTGCCGTTGCCGGAGGGCGGGATCGACCTGGCTTTCGCGCACGGCCTGTTCGAGACGGTCTCGCGGCCGGACGCGGTGCTCGCCGAACTGTGGCGGGTGCTGCGGCCCGGCGGCGTGCTCGCTCTGTCCACTCCGGACTGGAGCCGGGCGAAGCTGCGGCCGAAGACGGCGAACGTGGTCGCCGCGCTGCGCGGGTACTACCTGCTGCGGCGCCGCGACGGCGGTGACCCGTTCGCCGGGCGCGGCATCGCGGCGGCGGTGGCCAGTGCCGGGTTCGGGAACGTGCGCGAACACGTTCGGCACCGGGCGGACCTGACCTACCGGGAGCTGTCGCGCGAGGTGGAGAACGGGCTGATCGCCGGGCTGGAGTCGGCCGGGGCGGACCACCCGCAGCTGGCCAGCGCGGCCCGCAGCGCCTGGGTGTGGTCGCGGGGCGGGGACGGCCAGTTCAGCCAGTGCTGGGTGGACGTCGTCGCCAATCGATAA
- a CDS encoding prolyl oligopeptidase family serine peptidase, with protein MSTQYPPAQVPERLFDDEAAEARWRARFGAPRMSVPEWAIDAPDANIYVSNSSGVWEVYAWDRATGTHRRVTDRPNGTLHAVPSPDGRWIWWFNDTDGDEFGSWVRQPFEAEAGAATPAIPDVHDGYPAGLDIGHRMVVVGVSTDEGSELFAHTGGETKTFYRHPDDAGVAGLSRDETLVAISHSEHGDSRHPAVRVLRTEDFAAVADKWDGEGKGLTPLEFSPVSGDQRLLLLHERRGREELLVWDVAADTETELDLDLPGEVSAGWYPRADALLVVHFHQGRSSLYRYDLSTGELSSLDTPPGRIGGAGVRPDGTVEYSWSNAAKPPVIRARTADGDERVLLAPPGERAPESVPLVDAFVEGVGGRIHALVSRPAGTGPVPTVFALHGGPHAADEDRFSAYRAAWLDAGFAVVEVNYRGSTGYGSAWRDAIEGRPGLTELEDVAAVHDWAVESGLADPAKCVVSGASWGGYLTLLALGTQPSRWAAGVAGVPVADYVAAYEDEMEQLRSFDRALFGGSPEDVPAVYRECSPITYVDAVAAPVLVLAGDNDPRCPIRQIENYLDKLAARAAPYEFYRYDAGHGSLVIAETVKQTAIEVHFALRALGLR; from the coding sequence GTGAGCACCCAGTACCCACCCGCCCAGGTCCCCGAACGGCTCTTCGACGACGAGGCGGCCGAAGCGCGGTGGCGCGCCCGCTTCGGCGCGCCGCGGATGTCGGTGCCCGAATGGGCCATCGACGCGCCCGACGCCAACATCTACGTCTCCAACTCCAGCGGCGTCTGGGAGGTCTACGCCTGGGACCGCGCCACCGGCACGCACCGCCGGGTCACCGACCGGCCCAACGGCACGCTGCACGCGGTGCCCTCGCCCGACGGCCGGTGGATCTGGTGGTTCAACGACACCGACGGCGACGAGTTCGGCTCGTGGGTGCGCCAGCCGTTCGAAGCCGAGGCGGGCGCGGCCACGCCCGCGATCCCGGACGTGCACGACGGTTATCCCGCCGGGCTGGACATCGGGCACCGCATGGTGGTGGTCGGCGTGTCCACCGACGAAGGCAGCGAGCTGTTCGCGCACACCGGTGGCGAGACGAAGACCTTCTACCGCCACCCCGACGACGCCGGGGTCGCCGGGCTCTCCCGTGACGAAACCCTCGTCGCCATCTCACATTCCGAGCACGGTGACTCGCGCCACCCGGCCGTGCGCGTGCTGCGCACCGAGGACTTCGCCGCGGTCGCCGACAAGTGGGACGGCGAAGGCAAGGGCCTGACCCCGCTGGAGTTCTCCCCGGTTTCCGGTGACCAGCGGCTCCTGCTGCTGCACGAACGCCGGGGCCGCGAGGAGCTGCTCGTCTGGGACGTCGCCGCGGACACCGAGACCGAACTCGATCTCGATCTGCCCGGTGAGGTCAGCGCGGGCTGGTACCCGCGGGCCGACGCGCTGCTCGTGGTGCACTTCCACCAGGGCCGCAGCTCGCTGTACCGGTACGACCTGTCCACCGGCGAACTGTCCTCATTGGACACACCGCCGGGGCGCATCGGCGGCGCGGGCGTGCGCCCGGACGGCACGGTCGAGTACTCGTGGTCGAACGCCGCGAAACCGCCGGTGATCCGCGCGCGGACCGCCGACGGTGACGAGCGCGTCCTGCTCGCGCCGCCGGGTGAGCGCGCGCCGGAGTCGGTGCCGCTGGTGGACGCCTTCGTCGAGGGCGTCGGCGGCCGCATCCACGCGCTCGTCTCGCGGCCGGCCGGTACCGGCCCGGTCCCCACGGTTTTCGCGCTGCACGGCGGTCCCCACGCGGCCGACGAGGACCGGTTCTCCGCCTACCGCGCGGCCTGGCTCGACGCCGGGTTCGCGGTGGTCGAGGTGAACTACCGCGGGTCCACCGGCTACGGCTCGGCCTGGCGGGACGCGATCGAGGGCAGGCCGGGGCTGACCGAGCTGGAAGACGTGGCCGCGGTGCACGACTGGGCGGTCGAAAGTGGACTGGCGGACCCGGCGAAGTGCGTGGTCAGCGGCGCTTCCTGGGGCGGCTACCTGACCCTGCTGGCGCTGGGCACCCAGCCTTCGCGCTGGGCGGCGGGAGTCGCGGGCGTGCCGGTGGCGGACTACGTCGCCGCTTACGAGGACGAGATGGAGCAGCTGCGCTCGTTCGACCGGGCGCTGTTCGGCGGTTCACCGGAGGACGTGCCCGCGGTGTACCGCGAGTGCTCCCCCATCACCTACGTGGACGCGGTGGCCGCGCCGGTGCTGGTGCTGGCCGGGGACAACGACCCGCGCTGCCCGATCCGGCAGATCGAGAACTACCTGGACAAGCTGGCCGCGCGCGCGGCGCCGTACGAGTTCTACCGCTACGACGCCGGGCACGGCTCGCTGGTCATCGCGGAGACGGTGAAGCAGACCGCCATCGAGGTGCACTTCGCCCTGCGCGCCCTCGGCCTCCGCTGA
- a CDS encoding Dps family protein: MANAPIKSPLSESDKEVTGNALQATLVDLIDLSLIAKQAHWNVVGKNFRSVHLQLDELVDTARTYTDSVAERANAIGVSPNGKAKTVVASSGLPDFPDNWQSDEKTVAAIVDILAELIQRLRKRIDETDKSDLVTQDLLIEITNKLEEAHWMWQAQAA, encoded by the coding sequence ATGGCCAACGCGCCGATCAAGAGTCCGCTCAGCGAGAGCGACAAGGAAGTCACCGGCAACGCCCTGCAGGCGACCCTGGTCGACCTCATCGACCTGTCCCTGATCGCCAAGCAGGCGCACTGGAACGTGGTCGGGAAGAACTTCCGCAGCGTGCACCTCCAGCTCGACGAGCTGGTGGACACCGCGCGGACCTACACCGACTCCGTGGCCGAGCGGGCCAACGCCATCGGGGTCTCCCCGAACGGCAAGGCGAAGACGGTGGTCGCCAGCTCGGGCCTGCCGGACTTCCCGGACAACTGGCAGTCCGACGAGAAGACCGTCGCCGCCATCGTCGACATCCTCGCCGAGCTGATCCAGCGGCTGCGCAAGCGCATCGACGAGACCGACAAGAGCGACCTGGTCACCCAGGACCTGCTGATCGAGATCACCAACAAGCTCGAAGAGGCCCACTGGATGTGGCAGGCCCAGGCCGCCTGA
- a CDS encoding organic hydroperoxide resistance protein, whose protein sequence is MVQALYTAEAVARGEGRDGEVTSSDGIIDETLTTPKELGGPGGEHTNPEQLFAAGYAACFHSALKAAARQLKTDPGDSQVTARVGIGKNDLGKFELTVELEARLSGMEQGKADELVAEAHQLCPYSSATRGNIEVKVTATTTD, encoded by the coding sequence ATGGTCCAGGCGCTCTACACCGCCGAAGCGGTCGCCCGAGGTGAAGGTCGCGACGGCGAAGTCACCTCGTCCGACGGAATCATCGACGAAACCCTGACCACGCCGAAGGAACTCGGCGGTCCGGGTGGGGAGCACACCAACCCGGAGCAGCTGTTCGCCGCCGGTTACGCGGCCTGCTTCCACAGCGCGCTGAAGGCGGCCGCCCGGCAGCTGAAGACCGACCCCGGCGACTCCCAGGTCACCGCCAGGGTCGGGATCGGCAAGAACGACCTGGGGAAGTTCGAACTGACCGTCGAACTCGAGGCCAGGCTCAGCGGGATGGAGCAGGGCAAGGCGGACGAACTGGTCGCCGAGGCGCACCAGCTCTGCCCGTACTCCAGCGCCACCCGCGGCAACATCGAGGTCAAGGTCACCGCCACCACCACGGATTGA
- a CDS encoding NADPH-dependent FMN reductase produces the protein MAIKVVGLGGSLRDGSQTERALRLALAGAETAGAETVAITGSELVLPFYDATDVDRGPEAAYLVETLRTADGVIIASPGYHGALSGLVKNALDYIEDLRGDERPYLDGRAVGLASIAFGWQASVATLAQLRTITHSLRGWPTPLGGAINSAEVKFDEAGGCSSEKAEFTLRTIGAQVVEFARYRAGR, from the coding sequence ATGGCCATCAAGGTGGTGGGCCTCGGCGGCTCGCTGCGAGACGGTTCCCAGACCGAGCGCGCCCTCCGGCTGGCACTGGCCGGCGCCGAGACCGCGGGCGCCGAAACCGTCGCTATCACCGGCTCCGAGCTGGTGCTGCCGTTCTACGACGCCACCGACGTCGACCGCGGCCCGGAAGCCGCCTACCTGGTGGAAACCCTGCGCACCGCCGACGGCGTGATCATCGCCTCACCCGGCTACCACGGCGCCCTGTCCGGCCTGGTCAAGAACGCCCTGGACTACATCGAGGACCTGCGTGGCGACGAACGCCCGTACCTCGACGGCCGCGCTGTCGGCCTCGCCTCGATCGCCTTCGGCTGGCAGGCCTCGGTCGCCACGCTCGCCCAGCTCCGCACCATCACGCACTCGCTGCGCGGGTGGCCGACGCCGCTCGGCGGCGCGATCAACTCCGCCGAGGTCAAGTTCGACGAGGCCGGTGGCTGCTCGTCGGAGAAGGCCGAGTTCACCCTCCGCACCATCGGCGCGCAGGTGGTCGAGTTCGCGCGGTACCGCGCCGGTCGCTGA
- a CDS encoding alpha/beta hydrolase gives MTVPVQIRVQAAAAQVLYALPTPVKRLIAGRPIRMDGQELALDAQLLLRLQQLTGAELAGTSVERSRADLDVARHLVSGKPVQPVHTRELLIPAEAGEVPATLYTPEGLPEPSGLLVFFHGGGWVVGTRNSHDNTARFLAKHAGVRVLSVEYRLAPENPFPAAVDDALTAFDYAYAKAGELGADPARIAVGGDSAGGNLAAVTALVTTRRGGPAPAFQLLFYPGVDASTRRRSREIFGDGFFLTDAQMTWFIDHYAPEGVDRTDVRLSPLLADDLSGLPPAYLATAGFDPLRDEGEEYAKKLEAAGVPVALSRQEDLIHGYVNFLGVGRRFREATAEAAGALRLGLSKKKN, from the coding sequence ATGACCGTGCCCGTGCAGATCCGCGTGCAAGCCGCCGCGGCCCAGGTCCTCTACGCCCTGCCGACGCCGGTCAAACGGCTGATCGCCGGGCGCCCGATCCGGATGGACGGGCAGGAACTCGCGCTCGACGCGCAGTTGCTGCTCCGGTTGCAGCAGCTCACCGGCGCCGAACTGGCCGGAACCTCGGTGGAACGCTCGCGCGCGGACCTCGACGTGGCCCGCCACCTGGTCAGCGGCAAGCCCGTCCAACCCGTGCACACGCGCGAGCTGCTCATCCCCGCGGAAGCCGGTGAGGTCCCGGCGACGCTGTACACGCCGGAAGGGCTGCCGGAACCGTCCGGGCTGCTGGTGTTCTTCCACGGCGGCGGCTGGGTGGTCGGCACCAGGAACAGCCACGACAACACCGCGCGCTTCCTGGCCAAGCACGCCGGCGTGCGGGTGCTGTCGGTGGAGTACCGGCTGGCGCCCGAGAACCCGTTCCCAGCGGCCGTGGACGACGCGCTGACGGCCTTCGACTACGCCTACGCCAAGGCGGGCGAGCTGGGCGCGGACCCGGCGCGGATCGCGGTCGGCGGGGACAGCGCGGGCGGCAACCTGGCCGCGGTCACCGCGCTGGTGACCACCCGGCGCGGCGGCCCGGCCCCGGCCTTCCAGCTGCTGTTCTACCCGGGGGTGGACGCGAGCACGCGCCGCCGGTCGCGGGAGATCTTCGGTGACGGGTTCTTTCTCACCGACGCGCAGATGACCTGGTTCATCGACCACTACGCGCCCGAGGGCGTCGACCGGACCGACGTGCGGCTCTCCCCGCTGCTGGCCGACGACCTCAGCGGGCTGCCGCCCGCCTACCTGGCCACCGCCGGGTTCGACCCGCTGCGGGACGAGGGCGAGGAATACGCGAAGAAACTGGAGGCGGCGGGGGTGCCGGTGGCGCTCAGCCGCCAGGAGGACCTGATCCACGGATATGTGAACTTCCTCGGCGTCGGCCGCCGTTTCCGCGAGGCGACCGCCGAAGCCGCCGGTGCGCTCCGGCTCGGCCTGAGCAAGAAGAAGAATTGA